A single Prochlorococcus marinus XMU1410 DNA region contains:
- a CDS encoding thioredoxin domain-containing protein — MQSESQKPILNTNLKTILILIISIVIVSLLLFRNLFFKSTYLLKSFGELSVDPEIAFTNNKPTFLEFYAEWCEVCKEMAPQVSAFKDEYEKDINFVFLNVDNQKWGNYIKKFAVNGIPQVNLFDKKGDLISTFIGKQDEIKIRESINNLEKEVKPYEEIINAEFSTIQENKNNEVNPRSHG; from the coding sequence GTGCAATCTGAGAGTCAAAAGCCAATTTTAAATACAAATCTAAAAACAATACTTATTTTGATTATATCTATTGTTATTGTTTCATTGCTTTTGTTTAGAAATTTATTTTTTAAATCAACTTATCTTCTAAAGAGTTTTGGAGAATTATCTGTTGACCCTGAAATAGCTTTTACAAATAATAAGCCTACATTTCTTGAATTTTATGCCGAGTGGTGTGAAGTTTGCAAAGAAATGGCTCCACAAGTTTCCGCTTTTAAAGATGAATACGAAAAAGATATTAATTTTGTTTTTTTAAATGTTGATAATCAAAAATGGGGTAATTACATCAAGAAGTTCGCCGTCAACGGGATTCCTCAAGTTAATCTTTTTGATAAAAAGGGTGATTTAATATCTACTTTTATTGGTAAACAAGATGAAATAAAAATAAGAGAATCTATTAATAATTTAGAAAAAGAAGTGAAGCCCTATGAGGAAATTATTAATGCTGAATTTTCAACAATTCAAGAAAATAAAAATAATGAGGTTAATCCTCGTAGTCATGGATAA